In one Modestobacter sp. L9-4 genomic region, the following are encoded:
- a CDS encoding ATP-dependent DNA helicase, whose product MRGGAATAEQAPVYRLVQPEVVPVVRPRLDPTQQAVVDHRGGPLLVLAGPGTGKTTTIVEAVAARIDAGIDPERLLVLTFSRKAAAELRTRITARVGRTIREPVARTFHSYAFGVLRRAAVLRGDPPPRLLTSAEQDAVVADLLRGDADAEGVVRWPAELTEALAMPGFREELRELLLRATERGIDSDRLAAWGRERGLPHWEAAADFLRQYQDVSYFTTIARGGASGYDPAELVRTAIDELREDPELLRVERERASWLFVDEYQDTDPAQVELVELLAGGGGDLVVVGDPDQAIYAFRGAEPRGIIDFPTTFRHRDGRPADRLSLGVCRRSGAELLAVSRRVAEGLPGPWEHRRLQPGAGIEPGSAEVHVFDSPSMEAAFIADTMRRAHLLDGVPWSEMAVVVRSASASLAPVRRALTQAGVPVAVSADDVALAGQPAVQPLLAALSALLPRAGAVAAVEDGAFAADHPAEAGLDEAGAEALLASPLGGATVLDLRRLRRAVRRAMAVRGEDSALRGAPLAAVLDDATLLDALPEHLARPALRVARVLSAGRLSLLSEGTAEDVLWAMWQASGLANRWARASAAGGPTGAVADRDLDAVVSLFDAAAGFVDRLPHATVAAFVEHLSAQELPGDSGAARGQGEQTVRLLTAHAAKGLEWDLVCVAGVQEGVWPDLRSRASLLGAEDLVDAANGTDAATLDHRTLALAEERRLFYVACTRARRRMLVTAIDGSLEGGDAGATASRFLDLIAPPPADGDGIRPHTPLPRQLTLPALVAELRRHLTDPHTDPARRSSAAAVLRRLGEERVAGAAPSSWWGLAPLSDDAPLVDPAEVVPVRPSAIDTFQRCPLRWVLGAVGAEAAPEATRTVGSAVHDVAQQVAEGLAPTDAPAVLDAELDGLDLGPGWFDQRQRERAQEMLTKFLAWHARGDRELVAAEEDFDVTVGRARLRGQVDRLERDGEGRLVVVDLKTGKTAPRDVEEHGQLAAYQVAVAEGAFADHGSTTGGAALLQVGGSQKAAKEHVQAPLPADVDARETWAGELIATVGEGMGGAEFAARTDTDCERCSFRRSCPMQESGRQVTR is encoded by the coding sequence GTGCGTGGGGGAGCAGCGACGGCGGAGCAGGCGCCGGTCTACCGGCTGGTGCAGCCGGAGGTCGTGCCGGTGGTGCGGCCGCGGCTCGACCCGACCCAGCAGGCCGTCGTCGACCACCGCGGCGGCCCGCTGCTGGTGCTGGCGGGTCCTGGCACCGGCAAGACCACCACGATCGTCGAGGCGGTCGCCGCGCGGATCGACGCCGGCATCGACCCCGAGCGGCTGCTGGTGCTCACCTTCAGCCGCAAGGCCGCCGCCGAGCTGCGCACCCGGATCACCGCCCGGGTCGGCCGCACCATCCGCGAGCCGGTCGCCCGCACCTTCCACTCCTACGCATTCGGCGTGCTGCGCCGGGCCGCCGTGCTGCGCGGGGACCCGCCGCCCCGGCTGCTCACCTCCGCCGAGCAGGACGCCGTCGTGGCCGACCTGCTGCGGGGTGACGCCGACGCCGAGGGTGTGGTCCGCTGGCCGGCCGAGCTGACCGAGGCGCTGGCGATGCCCGGGTTCCGCGAGGAGCTGCGCGAGCTGCTGCTGCGCGCCACCGAGCGCGGCATCGACAGCGACCGGCTCGCCGCCTGGGGCCGCGAGCGCGGGCTGCCGCACTGGGAGGCCGCGGCGGACTTCCTGCGCCAGTACCAGGACGTCTCGTACTTCACGACGATCGCCCGCGGCGGGGCCTCCGGCTACGACCCGGCCGAGCTGGTGCGCACCGCGATCGACGAGCTGCGCGAGGACCCGGAGCTGCTGCGCGTGGAGCGCGAGCGGGCGAGCTGGCTGTTCGTCGACGAGTACCAGGACACCGACCCGGCCCAGGTGGAGCTGGTCGAGCTGCTGGCCGGCGGGGGCGGTGACCTCGTCGTCGTCGGCGACCCCGACCAGGCGATCTACGCCTTCCGTGGCGCCGAGCCCCGCGGGATCATCGACTTCCCGACCACCTTCCGGCACCGTGACGGCCGCCCGGCCGACCGGCTCTCGCTCGGGGTGTGCCGCCGCTCGGGCGCCGAGCTGCTGGCGGTCAGCCGCCGGGTCGCCGAGGGGCTGCCCGGCCCGTGGGAGCACCGCCGGCTGCAGCCCGGTGCGGGCATCGAGCCCGGCTCCGCGGAGGTGCACGTCTTCGACTCCCCGTCGATGGAGGCGGCCTTCATCGCCGACACGATGCGCCGCGCACACCTGCTCGACGGGGTTCCGTGGTCGGAGATGGCGGTGGTGGTCCGGTCGGCGTCGGCGTCGCTGGCCCCGGTCCGGCGGGCCCTGACCCAGGCCGGGGTGCCGGTGGCGGTCTCCGCCGACGACGTGGCGCTCGCCGGGCAGCCGGCCGTCCAGCCGTTGCTGGCCGCGCTGTCGGCGCTGCTGCCGCGTGCCGGTGCCGTCGCGGCGGTCGAGGACGGCGCGTTCGCCGCCGACCACCCGGCCGAGGCGGGCCTGGACGAGGCGGGTGCCGAGGCGCTGCTGGCCTCCCCGCTGGGTGGGGCCACCGTGCTGGACCTGCGGCGGTTGCGCCGGGCCGTGCGCCGGGCGATGGCCGTGCGCGGCGAGGACTCCGCCCTCCGCGGCGCCCCGCTGGCCGCGGTGCTCGACGACGCCACGCTGCTCGACGCGCTGCCCGAGCACCTGGCGCGCCCGGCGCTGCGGGTGGCCCGGGTGCTCTCCGCCGGCCGGCTCTCGCTGTTGTCCGAGGGCACCGCCGAGGACGTGCTGTGGGCGATGTGGCAGGCCAGTGGCCTGGCCAACCGCTGGGCGCGGGCGAGTGCGGCCGGTGGCCCCACCGGCGCCGTGGCCGACCGGGACCTCGACGCCGTCGTCTCGCTGTTCGACGCCGCGGCCGGCTTCGTCGACCGGCTGCCGCACGCCACGGTCGCCGCGTTCGTGGAGCACCTGTCGGCCCAGGAGCTGCCCGGTGACAGCGGTGCCGCCCGCGGTCAGGGCGAGCAGACGGTCCGGCTGCTCACCGCACACGCGGCCAAGGGCCTGGAGTGGGACCTCGTCTGCGTGGCCGGCGTGCAGGAGGGCGTGTGGCCCGACCTGCGCAGCCGGGCCAGCCTGCTGGGTGCCGAGGACCTCGTCGACGCGGCCAACGGCACCGACGCGGCCACGCTGGACCACCGCACGCTCGCCCTGGCCGAGGAGCGCCGGTTGTTCTACGTCGCCTGCACCCGCGCCCGGCGCCGGATGCTCGTCACCGCCATCGACGGCTCGCTGGAGGGCGGCGACGCCGGCGCGACCGCCTCCCGGTTCCTCGACCTCATCGCCCCGCCGCCGGCCGACGGCGACGGCATCCGGCCGCACACACCGCTGCCCCGGCAGCTCACCCTGCCCGCGCTGGTGGCCGAGCTGCGTCGGCACCTCACCGACCCGCACACCGACCCGGCGCGCCGGTCGAGCGCGGCGGCGGTGCTCCGCAGGCTCGGCGAGGAGCGGGTGGCCGGTGCCGCGCCGTCCAGCTGGTGGGGGCTGGCGCCGCTGTCCGACGACGCACCGCTGGTCGACCCGGCCGAGGTCGTGCCGGTGCGCCCGTCCGCGATCGACACGTTCCAGCGCTGCCCGCTGCGGTGGGTGCTGGGCGCGGTCGGCGCCGAGGCCGCACCCGAGGCCACCCGCACCGTCGGCTCGGCGGTGCACGACGTGGCCCAGCAGGTCGCCGAGGGGCTGGCGCCCACCGACGCCCCCGCCGTGCTGGACGCCGAGCTCGACGGGCTGGACCTGGGGCCGGGCTGGTTCGACCAGCGGCAGCGCGAGCGCGCCCAGGAGATGCTGACCAAGTTCCTGGCCTGGCACGCCCGCGGCGACCGCGAGCTGGTCGCCGCCGAGGAGGACTTCGACGTCACCGTCGGGCGGGCCCGGCTGCGCGGCCAGGTCGACCGGCTCGAGCGCGACGGCGAGGGGCGGCTGGTGGTCGTCGACCTGAAGACCGGCAAGACCGCGCCGCGCGACGTCGAGGAGCACGGGCAGCTGGCCGCCTACCAGGTCGCCGTCGCCGAGGGGGCGTTCGCCGACCACGGCAGCACCACCGGCGGTGCGGCGCTGCTGCAGGTCGGCGGCTCGCAGAAGGCCGCCAAGGAGCACGTGCAGGCACCGCTGCCGGCCGACGTCGACGCCCGCGAGACCTGGGCCGGCGAGCTGATCGCCACCGTGGGCGAGGGGATGGGCGGCGCGGAGTTCGCCGCCCGCACCGACACCGACTGCGAGCGCTGCTCCTTCCGCCGCAGCTGCCCCATGCAGGAGTCCGGCCGGCAGGTGACCCGGTGA
- a CDS encoding MGMT family protein — MDRDAADVDEAVYDVVESIPPGRVSTYGAVGRLVGVGPRRVARALSAGGAVVPWHRVVRADGTAAEPVRVRQLELLAGEGVPLRGQRVDLAAVGWPD; from the coding sequence GTGGACCGCGACGCCGCGGACGTCGACGAGGCCGTCTACGACGTGGTCGAGTCGATCCCGCCGGGCCGGGTGAGCACCTACGGCGCGGTCGGCCGGCTGGTCGGGGTGGGGCCGCGCCGGGTCGCCCGGGCGCTGTCCGCCGGTGGCGCCGTCGTGCCCTGGCACCGGGTGGTGCGCGCCGACGGGACGGCGGCGGAGCCGGTGCGGGTGCGACAGCTGGAGCTGCTGGCGGGTGAGGGCGTGCCGCTGCGGGGGCAGCGGGTGGACCTGGCCGCGGTCGGCTGGCCCGACTGA
- a CDS encoding TIGR03086 family metal-binding protein — translation MPEPSPTDLLMSYQRAQAQFTDRVDAVEAAEWDAQALPEWSVADLVAHLTSEQLWVPPLLAGEPLEDAAARIPTDTEELLAGDPLGSWEAAADAALTAWAQPGALDRTVHLYSGPAEAADYLAEMTADLTVHAWDLAQALGRDTQLDPELVAAAFRYAERNLADDGVPGIFAPPLDVPQGADLQTRLLARFGRRA, via the coding sequence ATGCCCGAGCCCTCGCCGACCGACCTGTTGATGAGCTACCAGCGGGCCCAGGCGCAGTTCACCGACCGGGTGGACGCGGTCGAGGCGGCCGAGTGGGACGCGCAGGCGCTGCCCGAGTGGAGCGTCGCCGACCTGGTCGCGCACCTGACCAGCGAGCAGCTGTGGGTGCCCCCGCTGCTGGCCGGCGAGCCGCTGGAGGACGCCGCCGCGCGCATCCCCACCGACACCGAGGAGCTGTTGGCCGGCGACCCGCTGGGGTCGTGGGAGGCCGCCGCCGACGCCGCGCTCACCGCCTGGGCGCAGCCCGGCGCGCTGGACCGCACCGTGCACCTGTACTCCGGTCCGGCCGAGGCCGCCGACTACCTGGCGGAGATGACCGCCGACCTGACCGTGCACGCCTGGGACCTCGCCCAGGCCCTGGGCCGGGACACCCAGCTGGACCCGGAGCTGGTGGCCGCCGCCTTCCGCTACGCCGAGCGCAACCTCGCCGACGACGGCGTGCCCGGCATCTTCGCGCCCCCGCTCGACGTGCCCCAGGGGGCGGACCTGCAGACCCGGCTGCTCGCCCGCTTCGGCCGCCGCGCCTGA
- the moeZ gene encoding adenylyltransferase/sulfurtransferase MoeZ: MQLPPLVEPAADLSIDEVRRYSRHLIIPDVGMDGQKRLKNAKVLAVGAGGLGSPVLMYLAAAGVGTLGIVEFDTVDESNLQRQIIHGQSDVGRSKAESARDSIKEINPNVDVRLHETRLDSENVLDIFREYDLIVDGTDNFATRYLVNDAAVLLDKPYVWGSIYRFDGQVSVFWNEHGPNYRDLYPVPPPPGMVPSCAEGGVLGVLCATVGAIQATEAIKLITGIGDTLLGRLMVYDALEMTFREIKVRKDPEGEPITGLIDYEAFCGVVSEEAQLAAAGSTITVDELKDMMDAGKDFELIDVREPNEYEIVSIPGAKLIPKDEILSGRALSQLPNDRPIVLHCKTGVRSAEALAAVKAAGFKDAVHVQGGVTAWATRIDKALPTY, translated from the coding sequence GTGCAGTTGCCACCCCTGGTGGAGCCCGCCGCGGACCTGTCGATCGACGAGGTCCGCCGCTACAGCCGCCACCTGATCATCCCCGACGTCGGGATGGACGGGCAGAAGCGCCTGAAGAACGCCAAGGTGCTCGCCGTCGGCGCCGGCGGACTCGGGTCGCCCGTGCTCATGTACCTGGCCGCGGCCGGTGTGGGCACCCTGGGCATCGTCGAGTTCGACACCGTCGACGAGTCCAACCTGCAGCGCCAGATCATCCACGGGCAGTCCGACGTCGGCCGGTCCAAGGCCGAGAGCGCGCGGGACTCCATCAAGGAGATCAACCCGAACGTCGACGTCCGGCTGCACGAGACGCGGCTGGACAGCGAGAACGTGCTGGACATCTTCCGCGAGTACGACCTGATCGTGGACGGCACCGACAACTTCGCCACCCGGTACCTGGTCAACGACGCCGCGGTGCTGTTGGACAAGCCGTACGTGTGGGGCTCGATCTACCGGTTCGACGGCCAGGTGTCGGTCTTCTGGAACGAGCACGGGCCGAACTACCGCGACCTCTACCCGGTCCCGCCGCCGCCCGGCATGGTGCCCTCCTGCGCCGAGGGCGGTGTCCTGGGCGTGCTGTGCGCGACCGTCGGTGCCATCCAGGCCACCGAGGCGATCAAGCTCATCACCGGCATCGGCGACACGCTGCTGGGCCGGCTGATGGTCTACGACGCCCTGGAGATGACCTTCCGCGAGATCAAGGTGCGCAAGGACCCCGAGGGTGAGCCGATCACCGGCCTCATCGACTACGAGGCCTTCTGCGGCGTCGTGTCCGAGGAGGCCCAGCTGGCCGCCGCCGGCTCGACGATCACCGTCGACGAGCTCAAGGACATGATGGACGCCGGCAAGGACTTCGAGCTGATCGACGTCCGGGAGCCCAACGAGTACGAGATCGTCTCGATCCCGGGCGCGAAGCTGATCCCGAAGGACGAGATCCTCTCCGGCCGGGCGCTGTCGCAGCTGCCGAACGACCGCCCGATCGTGCTGCACTGCAAGACCGGCGTGCGCTCGGCCGAGGCGCTGGCCGCGGTCAAGGCCGCGGGCTTCAAGGACGCCGTGCACGTGCAGGGCGGCGTGACCGCCTGGGCCACGCGCATCGACAAGGCGCTCCCGACCTACTGA
- a CDS encoding ATP-dependent DNA helicase, with product MTQLSFDLPGMEPVVVPLVPRLLTPAEVATRCGLSYAPSPEQAGVVQAPVDRPLVVVAGAGSGKTETMAARVAWLVANQLVAPEAVLGLTFTRKAASELNARVRLRLGALAEHPDTDPALRERLAVAAPTVATYHGYAASIVAEHGLRIGVEPGSGVLGPAMCWGQAATAVANHTGDMSDVALGLVTTTEDVLQLAAELGEHDVTPAALRAWTARFEAQLRSYPDAGRKKGPYADVLKMVQRQRARVALLPMVEAFAARKRAAGAIDYADQVSLAARVAVSSAEVGRRERARWRVVLLDEYQDTSVGQLRMLEALFGGPGGHPVLAVGDPRQSIYGWRGASAGTIERFDRTFPGTPERPAERLTLSTSWRNDRAVLTMANAVAGMLPEPVVPLPDLEAAPTAGPGEVHVGLYETVAEETQALADRLEQSWKGTGDGSRRPTIAVLVRRRAQLPGIAAALRERGLPVEVVGLGGLLDVPEVSDVVATLRVLVDPSAGDALGRLLTGARWRIGPRDLAALEARSRSLVRERSSSPEPVEDATPPEPGAPAAPTPPRERGSIIEALDDLGRAEAYSTEGHRRLRRLANELTSLRSRLGESLPDLVDEVVRSLGLETELASHPDVTPGGARTHLDALHEVAAEFSELAELPSLPAFLGYLADAEVRERGLEPGEVAVNPEAVQLLTGHSAKGLEWDVVAVPGMTVGQFPAKGDASDSWIKDPGAVPVDLRATDRAELPQLHLPVPGSGDQAAVRDALEEYVEEWKDFGLAEEIRLGYVAVTRAKHLLLCSGSWWRDGKTANGPSALLLTLKDACDDGAGVVDAWAPPPADDAENPALAEWPVGVWPADPLSSGRRRALTAAAELVAATEPHPLTADALGATDDPLVADWLRDADLLLRERAEHSRGTVDVPLPSHLSVSALVALRRDPAELARRLRRPMPAAPAPLARRGTAFHAWLEERFGVSRLIDLDELPGSGDAAAAPDAALTALQQAFLASEWADRQPVDVEAPFETPLGPLTLRGRIDAVYATPDGGFEVIDWKTGPVPGAAELAAAGVQLAAYRLGWSRLIGVPVERVSAGFHHVAANRTLRPVDLLDEAGLLALVAGA from the coding sequence GTGACGCAACTGTCCTTCGACCTGCCGGGGATGGAGCCGGTCGTGGTGCCGCTGGTGCCGCGGCTGCTCACCCCGGCCGAGGTCGCCACCCGCTGCGGGCTGAGCTACGCACCCTCACCCGAGCAGGCCGGCGTCGTGCAGGCCCCGGTCGACCGGCCGCTGGTCGTGGTCGCCGGCGCCGGGTCGGGCAAGACCGAGACGATGGCCGCCCGGGTCGCCTGGCTGGTCGCCAACCAGCTGGTCGCCCCCGAGGCCGTGCTCGGTCTGACCTTCACCCGTAAGGCCGCCAGTGAGCTCAACGCCCGGGTGCGGCTGCGGCTGGGCGCGCTGGCCGAGCACCCCGACACCGACCCCGCGCTGCGCGAGCGGCTGGCCGTCGCGGCGCCCACGGTGGCGACGTACCACGGGTACGCGGCGTCCATCGTCGCCGAGCACGGGCTGCGGATCGGCGTCGAACCCGGCTCGGGCGTGCTCGGCCCGGCCATGTGCTGGGGGCAGGCGGCCACCGCGGTCGCCAACCACACCGGCGACATGAGCGACGTCGCCCTCGGCCTGGTCACCACCACCGAGGACGTGCTGCAGCTGGCCGCCGAGCTGGGGGAGCACGACGTCACCCCGGCGGCGCTGCGCGCCTGGACCGCGCGGTTCGAGGCCCAGCTGCGCAGCTACCCCGACGCCGGGCGCAAGAAGGGCCCGTATGCCGACGTCCTCAAGATGGTCCAGCGGCAGCGGGCCCGGGTCGCGCTGCTGCCGATGGTCGAGGCCTTCGCCGCCCGCAAGCGCGCCGCCGGGGCCATCGACTACGCCGACCAGGTCTCGCTGGCCGCCCGGGTCGCGGTCTCCTCCGCCGAGGTCGGCCGACGCGAGCGCGCCCGGTGGCGGGTGGTGCTGCTCGACGAGTACCAGGACACCAGCGTCGGCCAGCTGCGCATGCTCGAGGCGCTGTTCGGCGGCCCGGGCGGGCACCCGGTGCTGGCCGTCGGCGACCCGCGGCAGTCGATCTACGGCTGGCGCGGAGCCTCGGCGGGCACCATCGAGCGGTTCGACCGCACGTTCCCGGGCACGCCCGAGCGCCCGGCCGAGCGGCTGACGCTGTCCACCAGCTGGCGCAACGACCGGGCCGTGCTGACCATGGCCAACGCCGTCGCCGGGATGCTGCCCGAGCCGGTCGTGCCGCTGCCCGACCTGGAGGCGGCGCCGACCGCCGGTCCCGGTGAGGTGCACGTCGGCCTCTACGAGACGGTGGCCGAGGAGACCCAGGCGCTGGCCGACCGGCTGGAGCAGAGCTGGAAGGGCACCGGCGACGGGTCGAGGCGCCCGACCATCGCCGTCCTGGTCCGGCGCCGGGCGCAGCTGCCCGGGATCGCCGCGGCGCTGCGTGAGCGGGGGCTGCCGGTCGAGGTCGTGGGCCTGGGCGGGCTGCTCGACGTCCCCGAGGTCTCCGACGTCGTCGCGACGCTGCGGGTGCTGGTCGACCCCAGCGCCGGCGACGCGCTGGGCCGGCTGCTCACCGGCGCCCGCTGGCGGATCGGCCCGCGCGACCTGGCCGCCCTGGAGGCGCGCTCGCGCTCGCTGGTGCGCGAGCGCTCGTCGTCGCCCGAGCCGGTCGAGGACGCGACGCCGCCCGAGCCGGGTGCACCCGCCGCCCCGACCCCGCCCCGCGAGCGCGGCAGCATCATCGAGGCCCTCGACGACCTCGGCCGGGCCGAGGCCTACTCGACCGAGGGGCACCGGCGGTTGCGCCGGCTGGCCAACGAGCTCACCTCGCTGCGCTCCCGGCTGGGGGAGTCGCTGCCCGACCTGGTCGACGAGGTCGTGCGCAGCCTGGGTCTGGAGACCGAGCTGGCCAGCCACCCCGACGTCACCCCGGGCGGGGCCCGCACGCATCTGGACGCCCTGCACGAGGTGGCCGCGGAGTTCAGCGAGCTGGCCGAGCTGCCCTCGCTGCCGGCCTTCCTCGGCTACCTCGCCGACGCCGAGGTGCGTGAGCGGGGGCTGGAGCCCGGCGAGGTCGCGGTGAACCCCGAGGCGGTCCAGCTGCTCACCGGGCACTCGGCCAAGGGCCTGGAGTGGGACGTCGTCGCCGTGCCCGGGATGACGGTCGGGCAGTTCCCGGCCAAGGGCGACGCGTCCGACTCCTGGATCAAGGACCCCGGCGCCGTCCCGGTCGACCTGCGGGCCACCGACCGCGCCGAGCTGCCGCAGCTGCACCTGCCCGTGCCCGGCTCCGGTGACCAGGCCGCGGTGCGGGACGCGCTGGAGGAGTACGTCGAGGAGTGGAAGGACTTCGGCCTCGCCGAGGAGATCCGGCTCGGCTACGTCGCGGTCACCCGGGCCAAGCACCTGCTGCTGTGCTCGGGCAGCTGGTGGCGCGACGGCAAGACCGCCAACGGCCCGTCCGCGCTGCTGCTGACATTGAAGGACGCCTGCGACGACGGGGCCGGGGTGGTCGACGCCTGGGCGCCCCCGCCCGCGGACGACGCGGAGAACCCCGCGCTGGCCGAGTGGCCGGTGGGCGTCTGGCCGGCCGACCCGCTGTCCTCGGGACGCCGCCGGGCGCTCACCGCGGCCGCCGAGCTGGTGGCCGCCACCGAGCCGCACCCCCTCACCGCCGACGCCCTCGGTGCCACCGACGACCCTCTGGTCGCCGACTGGCTCCGGGACGCCGACCTGCTGCTGCGCGAGCGCGCCGAGCACAGCCGCGGCACCGTCGACGTACCGCTGCCCTCGCACCTGTCGGTGTCCGCGCTGGTCGCGCTGCGCCGCGACCCGGCCGAGCTGGCCCGCCGGCTGCGCCGCCCGATGCCCGCGGCCCCCGCGCCGCTCGCCCGCCGCGGTACGGCCTTCCACGCCTGGCTGGAGGAGCGGTTCGGCGTCTCCCGGCTGATCGACCTGGACGAGCTGCCCGGCAGCGGCGACGCCGCCGCGGCGCCGGACGCGGCCCTGACCGCGCTGCAGCAGGCGTTCCTGGCCAGCGAGTGGGCCGACCGGCAGCCGGTCGACGTCGAGGCGCCGTTCGAGACGCCGCTGGGGCCGCTCACGCTGCGCGGCCGCATCGACGCCGTCTACGCGACCCCCGACGGCGGCTTCGAGGTCATCGACTGGAAGACCGGACCCGTGCCCGGCGCCGCCGAGCTCGCCGCGGCCGGGGTGCAGCTGGCCGCCTACCGGCTGGGCTGGTCCCGGCTCATCGGGGTGCCGGTCGAGCGGGTCAGCGCCGGCTTCCACCACGTCGCTGCTAACCGGACGCTGCGCCCCGTCGACCTCCTCGACGAGGCCGGCCTGCTGGCACTGGTGGCCGGCGCGTGA